The Columba livia isolate bColLiv1 breed racing homer chromosome 2, bColLiv1.pat.W.v2, whole genome shotgun sequence genome includes the window AAAGGGGTGGGAGgtgaagaagggaaaagagaaaggataGGAGGAGGGCAAAAcagcaaatatgtatttttttaagaggcTTCCAAACCACCAGAATGTATCTAATAATATCGTGGGAGGattttttcattacaaattAATTGAAACCCTATAAAAGGATATCAGTCTCCATAAGCCATTTAGGGACCCTGATGGTCTGAAATGTTTCATTCAGACACCTTTCCCTTTGTCTGGTAAGTGTTATAAACTGTCTCTTCTGCTTAtcagaaaaggatttatttaaaaaaacagcaacagaaaatttCTCCTTCTGAGAAATTTGTCTCTTTGTATTCATTTGCTAATATGTCGCTCTGTGAAAGCTTTGGTTTGAATTTCTGAAATTACTACTGATTTTCTCTAAAAGCTATTGGACTTGTGATTTttggttgttggttggttggggattttttcctctttctccctctgtagTATGCATGTGTATTCATATTTAGTTGTGAACACATACAGACACAGGCTAACACGATGCACTGAGGATTTTGAAAGGATGGTGACTTAAGTAAATGAAGTCTTTCAGATTTTATTAGTATTATACACATGGATGTAGTTAGGCGTGAATGGTGGTAAAACCTTACACAGCTCCAACACTTAATAAAAGCAATGTTATTATAGGAGATGAATGATACCCACTGATAGTAGTGGCCTAGCTATGAGGACAATGCTGGGTGATCCTTttcttgaaaattaaaatatttaaaatgtaactgaaaGATAATTCATTTGGATTTGATAAATAGAAAAGAATTAGTTCTGTGAGTGGGAGGAACGAGGAATAGTATATGTAATGACAATGCATGGAAATCAGTAGTGGGTATCACTTTCCAGGATATCTGACTAAAAACTGTAAAAGGACAACTATAAATGTAGCAATGAACAATGAACCTTAAACTTACAAGCAGTagtgaaataaatataatattatatagggagaatttggaaaaaatacaacTTCCAAGGGTACTGTAAGAGCAGAGTAGGTTATGTAGGCTGTCCTTCACTGGTGGTGTCCTCCTGAACATGCATCATAGAGACCTGTACTCTCTTGTGGCTGACAGGGCTTCACAAAGACTTGGTCTCTGACTAGTAGGATTTTTTAAACAGCTACCTGCCTACTCGCTAAGGTCTTCCAGAAAGAGCGAGCATCTCCCAACTTCTTTGGCCCTCTGGAGGAGCTGCTCATTCCAGTCCtggccagcagccccagcccctgcagaggTGCGGAGCAGCATAGGTATGGTGCTTCTTGCTTCTGTTCCTCTCTGTCATGGGAAGAATCATCCTGAATGCAGCACCAGAGCTCCCTGAAATTCCTTGGGCAAAACTGTGGAGAACTTCAGCTCAGTTGTGCAGAAACAGAGTACCACTTTCTCCTCCCACAGTGGCTTGGGCTGACTAACTTATTTTATTGCACCCTTCCAAGGGGAATCTACTTGCTTTCCAAATTATGTCAATTGTTTCCTAATCATTcttatacatatatgtgtgtttatatatcCATATTTAGCAAATAACATACTAATAACCCTGAAAGTAAAGTATGATGTAAAAGATGAAGGAATAAGTTAGAGATTAAAAACAGCACCCTTAAATACAATATGAACCTGTGATTTCTCAACTTTgggagcatgtgtgtgccttcacccttctctttctttgggcttactctTCTTAAGAGTAACCCTTAAGAAACAAATGTCCCTTTCTTCATCCAAGTTTACTTTGTACCTAAAAGCATTGCTCAGTAATATGAAATTTCTCCTTCAAGAAGCTTTTAAAGGAACAATAGAATTAACACTGTTTCTGTGTCCATTCAGATGGGCAGACATTCCTAAATGAATTGTCCTTTTTAGCCATTTGTGTACAAGTATTTTGAAGTTTTACAGTGGCATCATTTATTGAGTACTTTGACTATTATTACCTTAGTTCAGAGACAATAAAAAATTTAAGGTATTTCTAGTAGTCCTGCATTTCCTCTGCTATGCTTGAGagcaaaatataaaatcaaCTATTAAATGAATAagcttattattttttatgaaataGATTGAACGTTTATGACTTGTCAGATAAAATTAAAGCAAGTGAAAAGAAGCAGAGTTTATACTCATTATTTCAGCTGTTACTTCAGATTTTATTGATACTAAAACGTTCTTAGAGCAAGCATGGGCCAAACAATACTCTCAATTATACTATAAATCAAGATCCTCCATCCTATGGAGGATGATGGAAAACCACTGTAGTTTTGCCACATATATGAAATAGCCATAAAAGACAAGAATAACAAGGCATACAAACACAATATCCCATTTCGGCTATCTGAAGTGACAGCAAAGATTTCTTGCAGAGCCAGTTGCCAAAACTTTAATCACCTAGCAGCTGAAGATGCCCGTTTCCCTTTGGTTCTAGGCAAGGACTACTCCCACTGATGGTAGAGATCCGTCAACATAAAGTTTTTCAGATTTCCTCCTTAGAAGACAGGGATTGAGAGCTAGCTCTCCTACACTGTCCTGCAAGAGACTGTGCTTTATCAGTGCTgtcagaaaaaggaggaaatgtgGCTTTCTAGAATTTTGGGGGGCAAATGTATCAAATTACTTAGAGCAGCACGACAAGTCCCTGGTTAGTCCGAGGCTGAGCCAGGCAGTTTTGTCCTGGGCTAGGGTCCAGGTGAGGAGGGTGCTGGGCTGTTTCATGCCTCCAGTGCAGCACAGGGATGGACTGAGGGTGAGAGACCACCCTGCAGTGCAGCCCccagaggcaaagggcagaGGATCCAGGTGGGGCTTCTCCAGGACCTTTCTTACTCAGCTTTTCCCCACAGGTGAGCTGTTTTCCCAGGAGCCTGACCCAGTCCACAGAGTTGCTCGCACCAGCTCTGGCTCCAAGCACAAGCAGCTATGGGCATAGTATTTCCATAAAGCAGGATGTTTACAGGCATGGACAGATAATAGCCTGAGATTGGGGTGAATATTTACAGGATAACTTACTTAAAATTTTCTAAGAAAGactggaaattatttctgtgaattatttttttcttttaaaattctgccAGCTGGCAGCTGAACTGACATGCGGAAGACTTCGCTTTATAGAGATGATCCAGGGTGACTGATCCCCCAGAGATGTTTGAAGTTCTGGTTTACATGCAGGGCTGAAAGCACAACACAGGCCAGACTGAAATAGCCTTTATCTGGCATAGGGTTactcctgcagctcttcaaattCAGTGTAGTGCAAATAGAAAAGCTCAGTGTTAAATGGgacttttcctcctcctttcatACTGGGTATAAAGAGCAGGAGCAAAATTCAGGAGACCTATCACCCCTTTGGTTATTAGTTTATTTCCATAAGCTTTCAGCATCTGAATGCTATTACCCAGTGGATGCCGAATATCAGCTAAAAAAGGTTCACACTGCCTTGGAGTGCAGTCTTGCTCCCACGAAAATCAGCGAAAGCTGGATCATCTTTCAGTATTGTGTAAAAAGCTTCTCACTAtacattgctttaaaaaataaaaaaaaagcctttttataGAAGATAGTAGTATTTCAATATAAGATACACATCCTTCCTGAAATCATAAACATGCCTGTTCATTAAGGGTTAATAGCTGTTTAAAAGGTACTTTTTTGTAATAATACTTTTTGTAGTAATATTTACCATTTGATTAACAGGTGGCTATTTAAGTGTTTTCCACTTTCatccaaatttaaaaaaattacaaagcagGATGCATCTAGACCTCAATGGAGTTGGCTTTTCCTGATACACACATGTGGTTAAAGAGCAGTTTCTTTAATATTCTGACTGTGGCCAATCTTTTCACCTCCCTCAGAGAAGATGCTCAGAGGACTCTGCCTTGAGATCAAGATGCTGTTGGCTTTGTTCTTCATCTTTTTTGAGATGCACATGTCTGTTTCCCAGAACACAGGTATTTtattatctctttttttaatcctgttcttagtgggggaaaaaaaacctttgctCACCATTTTTGCACTAAATAATGGCGAGAAGCTGGAGAGGGTAAAGAAACTTCTATGCAGCTAGCCAAAGCTGAGTTTGGATGGCAATAGGTGAAGTTTGAGGTGTAAGATGTGATGTGGGAGGTAACGAATTGTGAGGTTAGGTTTGAGATGAGTTTCAGGTAAGGTGTGAGATGTAAGGCAAGGTTTGTGGGGTGAGGTGAGGTTTGAAAGGTGAGTTGAAGTGTGAGGTGAGAGCTGAGATTTTGGGGGTGAAATGAAATTCAAGATATGAGCTGAAGTGTGAGGTGTGAAGTCAGGGCTGAGGTGTGTGAGCTGAAGCATGATGTGAGGTATGAAGTGAGACACTGAGGGGACAGGAAGGCTGAGCTAAGCTGAGGTGGGGTGAGGCTGGCCGTTTCCCAAAGTGCAGCCTTGCCTGGGAATGGCAAGGGAAGCCATTCCATGGCAATGGAAGCTGGTTAATCTATGTTTCTCCTGAAACAGTGAACTCTCCCATTCTTGGAAAATTTTACATACATAATGTTCTTGTGCACTAGAGAGACTACATAAGACTGGCTTAGGTGTAAGCAAGCAAAACAGAAAGGTAGAGGCTATATCTTAGTCCTGCTCTCCTTTATGCTGTTGGGTTGCTAAGTGAAACTACGCTCGATGGAGTATCTGGCTAATTTTGTCATGGTGCAGTTGACTAGAGGTTTCCTCATCTGCAGGCATCTATTTTTATATGGGGTCACTAGCACATTTAACTGAGGTGCAGAATTTCTTTCAAAGACCCATTTCTTGACAGTTGCAATGTCTGACTATGTTATAGATCCAGAAGAGAAAGGCAATGTAGCAAActaaattttctgtgtttcagtcccTACAGATATTGTCGTCTTAGTTGACAGCTCTGACACTATGGAACCTTCATCTCTCCCCTATGTGAAAAAATTTCTGATCCGTATGATTGACAGCCTACCAATAGGGCCTAACCAATATCGGCTGGCACTTGCTCAGTACAGTGATGAATTGTCCACTGAATTTATGCTGGACACTTACAGAAGAAAGGGTCCTATGGTGAATCACATCAGGAATTACTTTACACTTAAGGGTGGGGGTTCAGTGCAAATTGGAGATGCCCTCGATGAGGCTTATGAAACCTTTTTCCAAAAGtcagcagatgaaaaaaaaaagcaaaacatcatTGTGATTTTAACATCAGCACCCTCAGAAGATGATGTTGGAGAAACTGCCAGAAGCTTGCAGAGTCTTGGAGTAAAGATAATAGCGATAGGGACAAAAGAAGCTTCATATAATGACCTTTTTGAGATGGCCACCCCACCATTTCATTACAAAAATCCAGTGATAGAGGAGCTGCCTAAATTCTCAAAATATATGCCACAGATCATAGATGATATCATCCAAGTAAACATCAGCGACTTAATGGAAATAAGTACACTTGATTTCAGTGATATAGCCGTGCAAGAAGGTAAGCAGTGCTACTTCATGTCATTCCCATGGAGAGTAATGATCATTTTAAACattctaatgaaaaaaatccatcagaAAAACTGGACTATATTGCATTGTATTTCCAAATGTTAAGATAACCTTTGTGCAGCATTAGAGTAGTAACATCAGCTAGCAAATATTTAATCTGGGCTTGTGGCTAGATGACAATATTGCATTTGTGATCTTTAATGTATATTGCATGTTCTGTAGAGAGAGGCAGCTGGAagacacagaaaaggaaagagcacAACATCACCTGTGGGCTTTTCTTTGATGGAGTAGGCTCATTACCATTCAGCTGGACTAAGGCAGCTCTGTGGCAGATAAAATGGGAAGACTGCTTGTAGTCTTAATCTTTTCTATCCCCTCTTTAGACTCCTACTTTTTGAGTATGTGTAttgcatttctgaaatacagttttggCATATGCAGTAGACTCTGCACGGGAGTTTTGATGCAACTCTAACTGCATCCTCAGTGAGAGCTGTGAGAGAGTCAACAGGCATGTGGTCTCCTGAGCACCACACTAAATTTCTGTGCTGAAGATCAGACATCGCTGGTGCAGGGAACTTCTTACAGATATTATTAAAGTGcataattttcatatttcagtttACACTACTAGAGTTCCACAGGGTGAATGCATTTGCAGGGAATTAAAAGATATTACTCTGCGATTAGGGCAgctttttattgattttaaaatatttgccagATAGTGGGTCCTAAACTCTGCATTCCCTTTATGGAATAAACATCATTTTCTTAGAGTTTTTTTAGCATACAGAGGAACATTAGGAAGGGAAGGAGTGGAACAGTTATGATTTGTTACAGGAGAGAGTGATCACAGAAAGTGATCTCATGTCCCATTTCAGGCAACTCCTGTGCAGTTGTGCTGCTCTGGGGAGAAATGTGACTTTTACTGCTTTGAGCAATTCTGGCTGGCAGTTTTTTCATCCAGCTGGCTAAACTCTCCTTGGTGAGAGCAGCAAGGTAAAagaaatactaatttttaaGTGTATATGAATTTCCTAAATCTGCATAAAACTTCTGAGGGATAAAGCTGTTTTCCCACCCTGAAAGGGCTGAAGTAGAAAAAGGATGTGTAgggtttcctttaaaaaaaaaatcactgaactTTCAGCAGAGTTTTTCAGATAATGCTAAACATATATAGTAAAAGTATGAATTCTCCTGTATTAGGCAAACATCACGCAGAGAGAAAATTAAGGTCGCAAAAAACATCACTGCAAACGTAGGAAAGCATAAACCGAAGTTTCCTGAGCAACTTCCATGTTAACTACAGGCTTGTCTTTAATGACTTTGTGATTTTCCCCATGGGGACTCTGTGTCATGCAGGAATAGTGGGTGCAGGTGGCAAAATTGGCACTGACAAGCAGCTCTGAACCTGCCAATTTCCAAATGATGTATTTTGCAGCtttgttgtgtgttttattCCATTCATTGAaaaatttgtttccatttccatAACAACTCGCATTAAAGGGTCTGTGAAGAATTAGTTGGAGCAGAACTCCTGTGCTGGGTTTTGAcatatgaaatatttcaaaatgtgaaatatttctaaatatgaACTAAAACCAGGCCTTTGATGTTTGTAACTGAAAGAGGGTATAGGAAAGAAATTGCTTTCAAGAATTCAATTTAATTCTGAATGAAATTGAATACTTGAAAGGTTTTTCTTTACTAGGAGTAATGTAAAGAATTCATTTCCTTTATAAGAAATATAAGATGTCAGTCTTTCCTCAAATTCATGTTTCAGTCTGATCTTGAAGAACCATGGATGTGGCCTCTATTAAAGTCAGCAAAAATTTCAGATGTTGGACAAGTCAGCCTTTGTCTAGAACCCCGTTAGTTAAATGTTCTAATGgtgaaaaggcttttaaaaactaaaaaatatgTAGACCAGCTTCTAAGTATAGAAACTGTTTAagcttttctatttctgttccAAGACTGTTGCTGAATGAGCACTGTGTCACTTTATTGCCTCAACATCGTGTTCATTGTGTCTGGAGACAGTTAAAAATGATTAATACTATGTTTTTGTGTGACCTCTGCAGATACTACAGATATTGTCCTGTTGATTCCTGGCCAACAGGACACAGAAAATTATGCATTTCCTTACTTGAAAGACTTTATTAGCAAATTGATATACAATCTGCCACTAGAATCTAACCAATACCGTATTGCACTTGTCCAGTACAATGATGATGTTCATGAAGAGTTTGGACTGGACACATACAAATCAAAGGAGCTAATGTTGATGCATGTGCAAGAAATGCAAACAGTGCAAGATGGGCCACTAAACACTGGCAATGCCCTCCATTACGTTTATGAAAGGTATTTCCAAGTTAATGGAAGTATTTCAGTTAATGGAGGAGATAGAAATCGGGTTTTAGTGGTCCTGTCTTCTTCACCTTCTGAAGATGATGTGGAAGAGCCAGTGAAGATGTTACAAGACAATGGAGTGAAAGTGATAGCCCTTGGGATATATGAAGCTGCGATACAACAACTGAACTTGATGGCTACGCAGtcattctcttatttttttcctaaggaatGGGACCTCCCTATGTTTTCTACAAATGTCTCCAATATTATTGCAGAGTTCCAAATGGAGAGCATTAAAGAAGCAGAAGGTAAGAAAATCAGTAATGTGGGAGATGACATTTAAGGACTTAAACCTTCAGTCTGATGCAAGTTATGCGAGGCCTCATGTACCTTCTCATCCCCAGAAACTTGTGTGACATTTAAGATACAACAGCTGCTGAAAAGCTAAGAATAGGGATATGTTAGCTGGGGTTTTAAATACCTtagcatgttttaaaataggGAAATAGGAATATGGATGAGTTGGATATAGTCTCATGCCCAAGAAGCTTTGTGCTTGTCATTGTTCTTAAAACTTGGTGCATTTTCATGTGTAGGAATGTATGAGGCACTTTTATTCTCTGATACTAAAGCAATGGAGGTGAAGAAGCAATCTTTATCTGCTTTTACACATTGGTGGTAGATACAACTAGTATCTTTTAGTGAACTGCAATTCCTTGTGAGGCTATGGACCCTCCACAATTAGTAAATTAATGAATAGTCTTTGAGGACCTTTGGCAAGTATGAATTGATGGATTATATTAGAGACTCCATTATCAAATCTTTAATGATACAGCTGATAAACTTATACTCTTCCTGTAGTATTGAAAATAAGTTGGTGTACTGAGGTTTTTCTAATATATATCAGatgagtaattaaaaaataaatagaaaccCCTGTACTTGAGGTGTTTTAGCATGCATTGTCCAACCAATAACCTTATATATGTATCTTCTGGATCAATATAATAGAAAATACAGGCAAGGGCTGTAGTTACATGAATATGCTTCATATGGAAACTATAAACACTTCTGTTATTGTATCTCCCAGCTTTTCTTATCTTTTGATCCTTTATTTTAACTTAAAATGAGGTTTTATCAGTTTGTCTTTCAGTAGCTTGTCATATTTGgctaaaaagcatttttacaaaCTTGTCTTActttaaataaagcagaaaagtttgtcttagaaaaaaaagaaaacaccaaaaaacaccacTCAACAGTCCATAGTTAATTGTAGAAATAATATGGAAAATGGCCACTAACACTGCTTTATTCTCATCCTTTTTGCACTGCAGTATGTGATGGAGACTTGGTTGCTGACATTGTGTTTACAGTTGATCATGGTACTCCAAAGTCAAACTTCGAAGAACTAAAAAAATTCCTGCAAAACCTAACATCCTCATTTGATGTGAAGGAGGACTGCATAAGAATTGGCCTGGTGATGTACACTGAGGGACAAGAAGTGGTGTCTCATCTGAACACAGACACAAACAAAGCTGAAATTCTGCAGATAATACAAGACCTTTCTGTTGGGTCAGGAAAAGCCAACACTGGTGCAGCTATTAATGCCACAAGGCTAAAACTCTTTACTGAAAGTGCTGGGagcagaaagaagcaaggagTAGAGCAAATAGCTGTTCTGGTTACCCACAGACACTCTCAAGACAACGTGAGTGATGTTGCTACTCATCTGCGGAGAAGTGGTGTGACAGTGTTTGCCATAGGTGTTAAAGATGCTTCCAGTGCACAGCTGGTCCAAATAGCTTCTTATCCTCAAGAGCAGTATGTTACCATTCTCGAGGAGTTTTCTGACCTGCAAAggcaaaatacagtttttcgAAAGAAGCTATTGAATCAGATACAAAATAAACTCTATGTCCAGTCTGAAAGAAGCATGATTCTCAAAACAGGTAAAGCTTTCCAAATAACTTTAGTTCTTTCCAGGTTAAGGGGTTTTAACTATAGACTCACCATGATTGAGGTTGTGAGAACCTTCTCATGCTCTCAAATAGAACTTCTCAGTTTGAACCTTTGAGAAGAggaatttatatttaaaattgaaCGTGGATTCACATTTTACTCATTAGCATACTGCTAAAGTTCAGTAGTATTAAAAGATTGTTTATTTGTACCATTATTTAAGAGGAAGGACTAAAACTGGCAGAGAGCAAGTTAAAAACCTATTTAAGGCACCATTAGAGCTTGATCTGTTGGAAGATGCTGAATCTGAATGAGATTTCCCTAGGAATTGTTAACCTTCCAGTCAGTCTACCCTTTATTTTGATCAAACctagaaaataaacaagaaagtgTACATCATGGGGATCTTAGCCACCAGGGTGTGTGTCTTGGCAAAATGAAATGTCTGAAGTTTTCAAACTCATCTGAACGTAGTAATAACAGTGGAGTAGCCTTAGATATTTCACTAAAGATTACCTGTGGATTTATGCCCAAGAGCATGAAAAGTCAGTGGTTTCTTGCTGTGGACTATGAGAACATTAAGTagactgctgctgctccatggAAACCTTTGCAACAGTAAAACCAATCATACTGGTTAAATGTTTAACATGGCTATGTAATGGTACATAATGAATTCTGGTGGTTGAAGTTTGGGAATCACTGGAGGTTTTTGCttaaaagcatttcagatgTATCTGAAAACTCCAAGCTCTTAGTTTTGTTCTTTCCAGCAGTCATATAGCCATGAATAAACAGTGCTTTGTTTCTTGGTGCCATACCTAAGATACCTAGCAGTTTAAGTCTGCCAAATTCTTGTTAGCAGATGAAGACTTAATCCATGTATTAGTTTATTATGTGTTACAAAAGGAGTGGAGATAGTTGATCTGTCCTTGCACAAAATGGTGATGTAATGGAGACTTTCTCATTCCACATAGGATGCCAGGACACAGAAGCAgctgacatttattttcttgttgatGGTTCATCAAGTCTTGACTACCTGGATTTTATGGATATGAAGAattttttgaaggaaatgaTTAAGCTGTTTGACATAGGAATGAGTAAAGTTCGACTTGGAGTCGTGCAGTTCTCACATTTTAATGAACTGGAGTTTGAACTTGATAAATATACTTCAGCAAGTGATTTGATAAAAGGGATTGAAAATATTCGGCAAATATATGGAAATACCAACACAGGGGGAGCTCTAGCTTACATGAAGccattgtttgaaaaggccaggAGGCAGCGAGGAGTTACAGTGCCTTGCCATCTAATTGTTCTTACAGACGGAGAGTCACACGACAGTGTGAAGGAACCAGCCATGAAACTTAGGGAAGACCAGATTAACATTTATGCCGTTGGTGTGAGGGAAGCTAATGTAACTCAGCTTTATGAGATTGCAGGAGTGAAAAAGAGAGTGTACTTTGTACATGAATTTGACTTGCTGAATGATATAAAAAACGAAGTTACCAGAGAGATCTGTACCACAGAAGGTAAGACCATGCTTTCACTTTGTCCtgacaacaaagaaaataatcagattcCTTTTGATTTGATAGAGAAGTTATTTCTTTAATAATGTAAGGTACATTTTTCTAGCTTGAATAATTTCACAGTCAGCTGAAGTTTTCAGAGGGTGATGGTAATTATTGTGTTGCTTAAATTTTGAGCAATACCATGAAAAGGTCTTATTTCCAAGCATCTATTTCCTGTATATTACAGACTTTATTCTCTAGTTGcacagagaagttgtggatgccccatcttTGGAAGCATTCAAGGTCGGGTtgaatggggctttgagcaacctggtctagtggaaggtgtctctgcccatggcagggggttggaactagacgatctttaaaggtcccttccaaaccaaaccactctATGATTCGATGAAACTGAGCCACCAATGTCAAAGACACCCAAAATCACATACCACTGTAGAACTAGGTCTGTGAATGTATCTGATTTTGAACATATCTTTCTTAAAGCTAGCTCTTGAGCCTGCTTTCCTTATCTCAAACAAGCCAGTCTCTTTTATCAAGTGTAGATAGGCACAGCATATACTTCAAATAGGATTCTAGAATCAAGATGTTCTGAAgtcaaaataaaacagttttacaATTTAAAGTAATAATACAGTAAGAAGCATTCTCTAAATGGTAGCTTTCTGGCCAGCATTCACCAGGAAACAAGCAAAGGCTGTGTTGCACTAATATGTCCACTCCATCCCCAGTTTATTTCTTACAACCCtgtaaaacattaattaaaaaatgtgcTTAAATGTGACCCACCACTGTGCAGGGTGTCCACTTGTACCTATCTATCATTTGGCTCACCTCTTTCTGTAAAATAAGCTGCTGCTTCCTACCAcactgaagaggagagagaatttTCAGGTTTCTCAGGCtctaaaacagcaacaggctttagatttttattttagaaattccTTGCTGATCTTAAGATGCTGCTTCAGTTGCTTGCTGTGATTTAATGCTGACTGAATTGCAAACTGATGAAATTAATAATGTCCTTGTTCAGATCTGAGCAGGTAAAGTATTTTAGTTACAATCATAACTTACCAATGAACTAATAAAATCTAGAGTTTGAAAAGGCttgttctggattttttttttctttttctatttctgagGTTATTCTGTCTGTTTaagctgttgggtttttttctcaaaaaaaaaagtaaaacaccGTAAgcttaaaaatctttttttccttgacagtctgcaaagaaatgaaaggCGATATCATGTTTCTAGTGGACAGTTCTGGAAGTATTGGAGATGagaattttctgaaaatgaaaaacttcATGAGAGAGCTGGTGAACAGAACAGATGTTGGTGCAGACAGAGTGCAGATTGGTGTTGTTCAGTTCAGCCATGAACCAAAAGAAGAGTTCAAGCTCAACACCTACATCACCAAAAGCGATATCTTCAGTGCTATCGACAGGATATCTCCTCTTCAATACACCACACTAACAGGAGAAGCACTGAAGTTCATGCTTAAATACTTTCAAACCAGTAGTGGTTCACGTCATGCAGTTAAAAAAGTTCTCATCCTAATCACAGATGGGGAATCACAAGATGATGTTAAAGGCCCTGCCACAGTGCTCCGAGATAAAGGCATTATTATTTACTCTGTTGGAGTTTTTAACGCAAACAAAACTCAGCTTGAAGAGATTAGTGGGAAGCGTGATATGGTATTCTATGTTGAAAATTTTGATATTCTAAGCCAGATAATAAGCAACCTCATTTTTGACATTTGCAGTAGAACTCCTGATGATAGTAAGTATGGTAACTTTCAGTAATGTATTCCTGCATGAGCAATCTTGCTAAAACTTTATTCAAAGCTGCAGTTTCAATCACGGAAATGGCactcatttaaaatatcttaggTTAACTGTTGAGTTCAGTACTGAATTCTACCCAGCATCCAGTTTCTGAGCTTTCAAAACTCCCTTTCTTTACTTAGGGGTGAGGGGACAAGAGCAAAGCGTAAGGCACTCAGTGGTGATTTACTCACAGTCTTAAGAGGTCCAGACAATCTGTGTTAAGACATGTGGCTCAGGCTTTGTGTTACTGCAGTACAAAACTTGTAAATAAGGAGAGTTTTTAAGTACTACTACAATTAGCGAAGATGCTAAGcatcattttttcttctcaatgGGTTTGGAAAAAGCATCAGTAGCTTACATAGTGAGAATGGTCAGGGAAGCTTGAAATGTAAAAAGTCACCAGCTGTCATCTGTGCTGCTCTGTATGGAGTAAG containing:
- the LOC102093355 gene encoding collagen alpha-6(VI) chain, encoding MLRGLCLEIKMLLALFFIFFEMHMSVSQNTVPTDIVVLVDSSDTMEPSSLPYVKKFLIRMIDSLPIGPNQYRLALAQYSDELSTEFMLDTYRRKGPMVNHIRNYFTLKGGGSVQIGDALDEAYETFFQKSADEKKKQNIIVILTSAPSEDDVGETARSLQSLGVKIIAIGTKEASYNDLFEMATPPFHYKNPVIEELPKFSKYMPQIIDDIIQVNISDLMEISTLDFSDIAVQEDTTDIVLLIPGQQDTENYAFPYLKDFISKLIYNLPLESNQYRIALVQYNDDVHEEFGLDTYKSKELMLMHVQEMQTVQDGPLNTGNALHYVYERYFQVNGSISVNGGDRNRVLVVLSSSPSEDDVEEPVKMLQDNGVKVIALGIYEAAIQQLNLMATQSFSYFFPKEWDLPMFSTNVSNIIAEFQMESIKEAEVCDGDLVADIVFTVDHGTPKSNFEELKKFLQNLTSSFDVKEDCIRIGLVMYTEGQEVVSHLNTDTNKAEILQIIQDLSVGSGKANTGAAINATRLKLFTESAGSRKKQGVEQIAVLVTHRHSQDNVSDVATHLRRSGVTVFAIGVKDASSAQLVQIASYPQEQYVTILEEFSDLQRQNTVFRKKLLNQIQNKLYVQSERSMILKTGCQDTEAADIYFLVDGSSSLDYLDFMDMKNFLKEMIKLFDIGMSKVRLGVVQFSHFNELEFELDKYTSASDLIKGIENIRQIYGNTNTGGALAYMKPLFEKARRQRGVTVPCHLIVLTDGESHDSVKEPAMKLREDQINIYAVGVREANVTQLYEIAGVKKRVYFVHEFDLLNDIKNEVTREICTTEVCKEMKGDIMFLVDSSGSIGDENFLKMKNFMRELVNRTDVGADRVQIGVVQFSHEPKEEFKLNTYITKSDIFSAIDRISPLQYTTLTGEALKFMLKYFQTSSGSRHAVKKVLILITDGESQDDVKGPATVLRDKGIIIYSVGVFNANKTQLEEISGKRDMVFYVENFDILSQIISNLIFDICSRTPDDKCRRVERLDIVFVMDSSGSISSSQYQAMKDFMIALVKQSNVGPDGVQFGALKYSDKPVVLFYLNKYTTKLEITEAIQKDDPIGQTTYTAEALVHSEMFFTEEHGSRKNKGVPQVLIVITDGESHDKDKLDTVSQSLRNKGITIYAVGVEGAKRNELLTMAGSEDKCFYVDTFEGLENLTANITNDICDISEPACPAKADVFFLMDGSKNIDEENFRIMMDFVRSVINPAVNVQHTKIGLALYGRVYKEEFQLGIFLNKSELELKIKSIKQIEGHQSDIANALEKVKVNFQPEKGSRIHENIQQILLVISAGRTTSRAARAAEDLRKKGVDIYAIGVGNVDQSQLTQITGSSSRKYAVDDFSNLKTIKKRLVDVICEDSNRKVACFVDITVGFDISSQREGHHLFYGQTKLENHFPDILQALLSLRDVSCNVGFKAQSSVAVHVKNTVTPISAKFYIDKESVLRNLSNAVIKRPSRLNVDFLQSLWETFQNEDKTRQKVLLVFSDGVDDDLEALEQKSEELKKKGLDGLITVVLEGASNFQNLQSIEFGKGFDYGTHLDIGMTDVASRLSKFLNNIAERTCCCLSCKCTGDEGEIGDRGKRGIKGPNGVKGNPGYPGDEGEPGPRGPPGLQGRQGNVGCPGKRGLKGFQGFVGKKGDNGEDGIDGIRGEVGLPGVPGKKGEKGDTGYPGSPGPRGPPGDRGQKGFQGDPGSPGLNSAIAGAKGFAGERGQEGERGEKGSRGSSGGIGNPGIPGQRGQRGPEGNRGQPGQNGLEGKQGYKGPQGQKGINGQKGQKGRSGPKGPSNEPGAVGLAGAPGAPGKTGIKGQPGEPGPKGERGPYGLRGRQGEDGAFGYGPPGEKGVKGNKGFPGDLGQKGEAGDKGITGENGLKGYRGRMGVPGPAGLKGSPGDRGFPGRRGSKGPNGQALFSPCELIDYVRKHSCKHQSCFDIVSLSITTLFLPCLINIILILCPACLWIYGLSRQVLEK